A region of Leishmania panamensis strain MHOM/PA/94/PSC-1 chromosome 33 sequence DNA encodes the following proteins:
- a CDS encoding ABC transporter, putative (TriTrypDB/GeneDB-style sysID: LpmP.33.1370), whose product MGLLSSKAAHRWGQRGLYATGILGFGYVGVDYATDDSLTRSLRTLAAFGTIVRIYKFTTPDTPEELSVMHSRVARIVLDTCLKNEGLYIKIGQGLNSMSHVLPREYTDVLKVLLDRAPPVPIAEIRKTIRAETGKEIEELFVRFDETPVASASIAQVHQAWLPPPADGSSPEPQRVAVKVRKPCISTQSVWDLYMYSAIMVLLKLLFDLPTDWSRKTVCDALVREMDFTLEASNAKRFRRAFRDNPRLYIPRVHDAYTSTQLLVMEWIEGTKLNEVESVRAQYDAKRVLTTLFDAVGDMVFKHGFVHADPHAANVIVRPMPKADPAPATVGTDMAAATTTTPPAETATRHTKAGHDPNDYQVVLIDFGLATPERVRFRYQYALLFVSLFTHDKESLRQVVHDWGIDDVEVFASFQAQKPFEAIQAGSYDEVTRDEVIALQKKAHERAKEMLRDTRRIPKELIMVGRSLDILRGVNRLYGSPVNRMNMFVQSAVECLGPLHNYDEVDAYLKRMQKIIEARGCLAAVAMDYYQEYESVYDASADAVREEQEAAAAQIVSEDAQLGCHHPSQGLAALLRAWLDAAYRAWMLRSLLFLLTAAHVLTYTYNSLIATLLPAAAQKRLRVASLEDRHERSFGLQRRCKEEEMPETALEVG is encoded by the coding sequence ATACAAATTCACTACCCCTGACACGCCTGAGGAACTGTCTGTCATGCACAGCCGCGTCGCACGCATCGTCCTCGACACGTGCCTCAAAAATGAAGGACTCTACATCAAGATAGGACAAGGCCTGAACTCCATGAGTCACGTGCTCCCACGCGAGTACACGGACGTGCTCAAAGTGCTGTTGGACCGGGCGCCACCTGTTCCGATCGCGGAGATTCGAAAGACCATCCGTGCCGAAACCGGCAAGGAAATTGAGGAGTTGTTTGTTCGCTTTGACGAGACACCAGTGGCCTCGGCGTCGATTGCGCAGGTGCACCAAGCGTGGCTTCCACCACCGGCAGACGGCTCCTCGCCGGAGCCGCAGAGGGTAGCCGTGAAGGTGCGCAAGCCGTGTATTTCCACCCAATCTGTGTGGGACCTGTACATGTATAGTGCCATCATGGTGCTACTCAAGCTCCTGTTTGACCTGCCGACAGACTGGTCGAGGAAGACCGTGTGCGACGCGTTGGTGCGTGAGATGGACTTCACCTTGGAGGCGTCCAATGCGAAGCGCTTTCGGCGCGCTTTCCGCGACAACCCGCGCTTGTACATCCCGCGTGTCCACGACGCGTACACCTCAACGCAGTTGCTCGTGATGGAATGGATCGAGGGGACGAAGCTGAACGAAGTAGAGTCCGTACGAGCACAGTACGATGCGAAGCGCGTGTTGACCACCTTGTTCGACGCCGTTGGTGACATGGTCTTCAAGCATGGCTTCGTCCACGCCGATCCGCACGCTGCCAACGTCATTGTGCGACCCATGCCGAAAGCCGATCCAGCGCCAGCAACTGTGGGCACGGACATGGCTGctgccactaccaccaccccgCCGGCGGAGACGGCCACGCGGCACACCAAGGCAGGGCATGACCCGAACGACTATCAAGTCGTGCTCATCGACTTTGGCCTCGCCACACCGGAGCGGGTACGTTTTCGCTATCAATACGCCCTCCTCTTTGTAAGCCTCTTCACCCATGACAAGGAGTCACTGCGGCAGGTAGTGCACGACTGGGGCATCGACGACGTCGAGGTGTTCGCATCCTTCCAGGCCCAGAAACCCTTTGAAGCGATCCAGGCCGGCAGCTACGACGAAGTCACACGAGACGAGGTGATTGCCTtgcagaagaaggcgcatGAGCGGGCAAAGGAGATGTTGCGTGACACAAGGCGTATTCCGAAGGAACTCATAATGGTGGGCCGCAGCCTCGACATCCTGCGCGGCGTCAACCGGCTTTACGGGTCACCCGTGAACCGCATGAACATGTTTGTGCAAAGTGCTGTGGAGTGTCTGGGTCCACTGCACAACTATGACGAGGTTGACGCGTACTTGAAGCGCATGCAGAAGATCATCGAGGCACGGGGTTGTTTGGCAGCGGTCGCCATGGACTACTACCAGGAGTACGAAAGCGTGTACGATGCCTCCGCAGACGCCGTGCGTGAGGAGCAagaggctgcagcagcacagattGTCTCCGAGGACGCGCAGCTTGGGTGTCATCATCCCTCTCAAGGGctggcggcgttgctgcgcgcATGGCTCGACGCCGCCTATCGTGCCTGGATGCTGCGCAGTCTTCTGTTTCTACTAACCGCGGCTCACGTGCTCACCTACACGTACAACTCACTGATCGCAACGCTTCTgcccgccgcagcgcagaagAGACTCCGCGTCGCAAGCCTGGAAGACCGACATGAACGTTCATTCGGACTACAGAGAAGATGtaaagaggaagagatgccGGAAACTGCCCTGGAAGTTGGCTAA
- a CDS encoding hypothetical protein (TriTrypDB/GeneDB-style sysID: LpmP.33.1380), translating to MSGIIHKESLPGQSLIKRRRVDTQATTEPHKKGENGDDSERLVDDVSKSATGENDVINSTEVQSGSFSSAAKSSAKAVQARSSSSSSSDDEDDDNDQIERENARLAKLREQRSLRQQEQPKTTGAAAVPSDQSSANMSGGVDAMSSPSASKAQEGAVHTNSYDHDVLFRNAAWRNPSKATTAEEKRKQKWDSVLNRTQDSVAFGHFMKNFFK from the coding sequence ATGTCTGGCATCATTCACAAGGAGAGCCTGCCTGGGCAGAGTCTCATcaagcggcggcgcgtcgaCACCCAAGCGACGACGGAGCCCCACAAAAAAGGCGAGAACGGAGATGACTCTGAGAGACTCGTCGACGATGTCTCGAAAAGTGCGACAGGCGAGAACGACGTCATCAACAGCACTGAGGTCCAGTCTGGCTCATTCAGCTCCGCTGCCAAGTCGTCTGCGAAAGCTGTGCaagcgcgcagcagcagcagcagcagcagtgacgacgaggacgacgacaaTGACCAGATTGAGCGTGAAAACGCACGCCTGGCGAAACTGCGCGAGCAACGCAGTCTTCGTCAACAGGAGCAACCGAAAACcactggagctgctgcagttccCTCCGACCAGTCGTCCGCTAATATGTCAGGCGGTGTCGACGCCatgtcttctccctctgcatCGAAGGCGCAGGAAGGCGCGGTGCACACTAACAGCTACGATCATGATGTACTCTTCCGCAATGCGGCGTGGCGCAATCCGTCCAAGGCGACCActgcagaggaaaagaggaagcaaaAGTGGGACTCAGTGCTGAACCGCACTCAGGACTCGGTGGCCTTTGGACACTTTATGAAGAACTTCTTCAAATGA
- a CDS encoding expression-site associated gene (ESAG3), putative (TriTrypDB/GeneDB-style sysID: LpmP.33.1390), translating into MAQIFHRGVAHSHRRRLSRSWRRCAGLFNRRAVPLVSAFAVVLLVTAAVLLTPRRYARVPDGSDLAIPYHSKAAVYRQNAAFVAPFPRGGGIGVASTATETVPTAVHSRSHRQEALEAEIEVYLANHGIRRERRARVRFQIVSNVVDWKLCTTLGSAALAGFSIPVTGFNAAYSHVRRFERYLNFVEREELHDEDIVVTMDSDVYWTGADFLPFLRKFARFSPEKESDLDVAAVRAWEDYGEKKAPLDMQRLQDEMHNDTAGLKRPLLQMPPVVYNADDLCWWGQHSEGFVQCPLAFATLDHMVEVARNHASSIDVHKAASYVGVSAKTLRSELKKSFTGKQQWMVDDMLGTPNAASPYTTQVKRSRDDPLFYNVTVVSKSNPTVLLNGGMHVSRVWALRRLAKAVATYTAVETPVAEAEEHHTSQWWCDQALLGQIYVRGRLYEVEHNLLAGPPLSRRTPPVPYDDRYGPPGLIGLDRRSEMAVLAPTIERNPTLFLHSKYLEQQFPGSNRWWIRNKTELLLGENEPQGHSLEHLQTTRSGALVTPPLLLRSATAEDRSRGFQNEAEEDPDVAHTPFIHYAAPSKHKRFTAHRHYYAWMVAARHDSRARESVTNALRKELVELWFNEERVFVNFTLMCKDPTLLSLP; encoded by the coding sequence ATGGCGCAGATATTTCATAGGGGCGTGGCACATTCTCACCGCCGGCGACTGAGCCGCTCATGGAGGCGTTGCGCCGGCCTATTCAATAGGCGCGCTGTGCCACTCGTTAGCGCTTTTGCCGTGGTGCTATTAGTCACGGCAGCCGTGCTGTTAACACCGCGTCGCTACGCACGGGTACCGGATGGCAGCGACCTTGCCATCCCGTATCACTCTAAAGCCGCAGTGTATCGACAAAACGCTGCGTTTGTGGCGCCGTTCccgcgtggtggtgggatTGGCGTTGCCAGCACCGCGACGGAAACCGTCCCCACCGCGGTGCATAGTCGCTCACACCGTCAAGAAGCACTGGAGGCAGAGATCGAGGTATACCTAGCGAACCACGGCATCCGTCGTGAGCGCCGCGCACGCGTTCGCTTTCAGATTGTCTCCAATGTGGTAGACTGGAAACTATGCACGACGCTAGGCTCTGCGGCGCTCGCGGGCTTCAGCATACCGGTAACCGGCTTCAACGCCGCCTACTCACATGTCCGGCGCTTCGAAAGGTATCTCAACTTTGTCgagcgcgaggagctgcacgacgAAGACATCGTCGTCACAATGGACAGCGACGTTTACTGGACTGGGGCCGactttctccccttcctcaggAAGTTTGCGCGCTTTTCCccggagaaggaaagcgatCTAGACGTTGCAGCCGTCCGGGCATGGGAAGACTatggggagaagaaggcgcccCTGGAcatgcagcgcctgcaggacGAGATGCACAATGACACCGCAGGTCTGAAGCGCCCTTTGCTGCAGATGCCGCCTGTGGTGTACAACGCCGACGACCTGTGCTGGTGGGGTCAGCACTCTGAAGGCTTTGTGCAGTGCCCTCTGGCCTTTGCGACGCTGGATCACATGGTCGAGGTGGCGCGCAACCACGCTTCGAGTATCGACGTGCATAAGGCAGCGTCCTACGTAGGCGTGTCCGCCAAAACGCTGCGGAGCGAACTCAAGAAGTCCTTCACGGGCAAGCAACAGTGGATGGTGGACGACATGCTAGGCACCCCGAACGCGGCGTCACCGTATACGACCCAGGTGAAGCGGTCTCGCGACGATCCGCTCTTCTACAACGTCACCGTTGTGAGTAAGTCCAACCCCACCGTGCTGCTGAATGGCGGCATGCACGTGTCACGCGTGTGggcgctgcgccggctgGCAAAGGCCGTTGCCACGTACACGGCGGTAGAGACGCCGgtcgcggaggcggaggagcaccaCACGTCTCAGTGGTGGTGTGACCAAGCTCTTTTAGGCCAAATATATGTGCGGGGGCGCCTGTACGAGGTTGAGCACAACTTGTTGGCTGGTCCTCCGCTTTCGAGGCGGACGCCGCCAGTCCCGTACGATGACCGTTACGGGCCACCAGGCCTTATTGGTCTGGACAGGCGATCAGAGATGGCAGTTCTCGCCCCGACCATCGAGCGCAACCCGACCTTGTTCCTCCACAGCAAGTACCTGGAGCAGCAGTTTCCGGGCAGTAACCGTTGGTGGATCCGGAACAAGACCGAGCTACTGCTGGGCGAGAACGAGCCTCAGGGTCACTCACTGGAGCACCTACAGACGACGCGTAGTGGCGCCCTCgtgacaccgccgctgctgttgcgctcGGCGACCGCAGAGGACAGGTCGAGAGGCTTCCAAAATGAAGCCGAGGAAGACCCTGACGTCGCTCATACTCCATTTATACACTACGCCGCGCCTTCCAAGCACAAGCGGTTCACGGCTCATCGCCACTACTACGCGTGGATGGTGGCCGCGCGGCACGACAGCCGGGCACGGGAATCCGTGACGAATGCTCTCCGGAAGGAGTTGGTGGAGCTGTGGTTCAACGAGGAGCGTGTTTTCGTTAACTTCACACTCATGTGCAAGGATCCAACACTGCTGTCTTTGCCGTAG
- a CDS encoding glutamine aminotransferase, putative (TriTrypDB/GeneDB-style sysID: LpmP.33.1400), whose product MSKFCPAQRLLGLSTSSVWEEMTPLANKYKAVNLGQGFPKFAPPRFLQEELKKILECSDEAPLAHQYCSPRGDAELITQLCKSYSKLFSQDVQPSNVVVTNGVTQALNAIFQAFINNGDEVVLVEPFYDAYYQDIFITDGVTRYVSLQPSSESADSWKLTREALLEVVNDKTKFILINTPQNVPGKVWDVEELQMIADVAKQFDVVVISDEVYMYLTYGKPHISIALLPGMWERTITLCSAGKTFSCTGWKIGWAVGCDRLIAPIAQIVSYQTFCCSTPFQIALARAMAKAEENGFYDILRDKYAARVNQLSNILTASGLCPVNPNGGFFVLADIKKVDPKHYYDASNKSQAKDWQFCLWLTKRIGVCAIPATAFCSEKSKPLYESYVRFACCKPQCELSTASERLQKLHEYLL is encoded by the coding sequence ATGTCGAAGTTTTGCCCTGCACAGCGCCTTCTCGGCCTTTCGACTAGCAGCGTCTGGGAGGAGATGACACCACTAGCCAACAAGTACAAGGCAGTGAACCTCGGTCAGGGCTTCCCTAAATTTGCTCCTCCACGGTTCCTTCAGGAAGAACTTAAAAAGATTCTCGAATGTAGTGATGAAGCACCTCTTGCCCACCAGTACTGCTCTCCCCGCGGTGATGCAGAGCTTATAACGCAGCTATGCAAAAGTTACTCGAAGCTTTTCTCCCAGGATGTTCAGCCTTCAAATGTAGTTGTGACGAATGGTGTGACACAGGCTCTCAACGCCATATTTCAGGCTTTTATCAATAATGGCGATGAGGTTGTTCTCGTCGAGCCGTTCTACGATGCCTACTACCAGGACATCTTTATCACTGATGGTGTGACTAGGTACGTCTCTCTCCAACCCTCCAGCGAATCGGCTGATAGCTGGAAGCTGACTCGCGAGGCTCTTCTCGAAGTTGTTAACGATAAGACCAAGTTCATTCTCATTAACACGCCTCAGAATGTTCCCGGTAAGGTCTGGGATGTTGAGGAGCTCCAAATGATCGCAGATGTGGCAAAGCAGTTTGACGTTGTCGTGATCTCAGATGAGGTATATATGTATCTCACCTACGGAAAGCCACACATTTCCATAGCATTATTGCCAGGTATGTGGGAGCGCACTATTACACTTTGCAGCGCTGGAAAAACGTTTTCGTGCACCGGATGGAAGATTGGCTGGGCTGTGGGCTGCGATAGGCTGATAGCGCCGATTGCGCAAATTGTCTCCTACCAGACATTCTGCTGCTCGACACCATTTCAGATCGCTCTCGCTAGAGCTATGGCAAAGGCTGAGGAAAACGGTTTCTATGATATCCTGCGCGACAAGTACGCAGCGCGCGTGAACCAGCTGTCAAACATCCTTACCGCCAGTGGTTTGTGCCCAGTTAACCCAAATGGTGGTTTTTTTGTTCTCGCTGATATCAAAAAAGTGGATCCGAAGCATTATTACGATGCTTCGAACAAGTCACAGGCAAAGGACTGGCAATTCTGTCTCTGGCTTACTAAGAGAATTGGCGTGTGCGCCATTCCTGCGACAGCTTTCTGCAGTGAGAAGAGCAAGCCACTCTACGAGAGTTATGTACGCTTTGCCTGCTGCAAGCCACAGTGTGAGCTGAGTACTGCCAGTGAGAGACTCCAAAAGTTGCACGAATATCTTCTCTGA
- a CDS encoding Qa-SNARE protein, putative (TriTrypDB/GeneDB-style sysID: LpmP.33.1410), whose amino-acid sequence MELIIRDRFIEFAERRTAVHTKYGRSESTVPQTPTERLFIVPLWSRLPADFEENALALSHQIDELHSMHFLFLEPKLRRKEEEDQLHTLIDKQTAEIQALLKMLEHTIVVGAQLKTTYSEEEVRIVKSIQMQLTTRFKELALQFQSVQKIFGALLRRREQKSNKYTKIGSEAAYETVQQEERVAQFLQMGITEQDIQAFLIEDMQRDQTNKEIKDILDSIQEIHRMFEDLHTMVVDQGSMLDRIDYNVDKALVSVSKAQIELEKARENHGNCILM is encoded by the coding sequence ATGGAGCTAATAATCAGGGACCGCTTCATCGAGTTTGCTGAGAGGCGCACCGCTGTGCACACAAAGTATGGCCGCTCTGAATCCACAGTACCGCAGACACCAACGGAGAGGCTTTTTATAGTTCCCCTTTGGAGCAGGCTTCCCGCTGATTTCGAAGAAAACGCACTCGCGCTCTCCCATCAAATCGACGAGCTCCACTCAATGCACTTCCTCTTCTTGGAGCCGAAGCTCCGCcgcaaagaagaggaggaccaGCTGCATACTTTAATTGATAAGCAGACGGCTGAGATTCAAGCCCTTCTCAAGATGTTGGAGCATACGATTGTTGTCGGCGCTCAGCTCAAAACTACATACTCTGAAGAGGAAGTACGCATTGTCAAAAGCATCCAGATGCAGCTAACAACTCGCTTCAAGGAGCTTGCTCTACAGTTCCAGTCCGTCCAGAAAATATTTGGAGCACTGTTGCGCCGGCGAGAGCAGAAATCCAACAAGTACACGAAGATTGGAAGCGAGGCTGCCTACGAAACTGTCcagcaagaggagagagttGCGCAATTTCTCCAAATGGGCATCACAGAGCAGGACATACAGGCTTTCCTGATCGAGGATATGCAACGGGATCAAACGAACAAGGAGATCAAGGATATCCTCGATAGCATCCAAGAGATTCACCGCATGTTCGAGGATCTTCACACCATGGTAGTCGATCAGGGGTCGATGCTGGACAGGATCGATTACAATGTCGACAAGGCACTGGTGAGTGTATCAAAGGCTCAGATCGAACTGGAAAAAGCTCGCGAAAATCACGGCAACTGCATTCTTAtgtga
- a CDS encoding hypothetical protein (TriTrypDB/GeneDB-style sysID: LpmP.33.1420) yields MRSLTDEETKKLFDKLAQYIGANTTHLLERKGEEEHVFRLHKNRIWYMPLRLAKLASCVSKTNLMGIGVLFAKVTHNGNVRIQVTALEYIAQYSLFKIWVKPNQEQRFLYGGNVSRAGLGRITESTPKYQKVAVFSMGDIPLGFGVAAQSTLECRKCEMNTQVLFHEADVGEYLRDEARMT; encoded by the coding sequence ATGCGGTCTCTCACCGAtgaggagacgaagaagcTCTTCGACAAGCTTGCACAGTACATCGGGGCAAATACAACGCATTTGCTGgagcgaaaaggagaggaggagcacgtATTTCGCCTCCACAAGAATCGTATTTGGTACATGCCTCTGCGCCTCGCAAAGCTTGCTAGCTGTGTCTCCAAGACTAATCTAATGGGCATTGGCGTTTTGTTCGCCAAGGTGACTCACAATGGAAACGTACGCATTCAGGTAACCGCGCTCGAGTACATCGCACAGTACTCACTCTTCAAGATTTGGGTGAAACCGAACCAGGAGCAGCGGTTCCTGTATGGTGGAAACGTTAGTCGTGCAGGTCTTGGCCGTATCACCGAGTCGACACCAAAGTACCAAAAGGTCGCCGTCTTTTCAATGGGCGACATCCCCTTGGGTTTTGGTGTCGCGGCCCAAAGCACGCTGGAGTGCCGAAAGTGCGAAATGAACACACAGGTACTTTTTCATGAGGCTGATGTTGGTGAGTACCTGCGTGATGAGGCTCGCATGACATAG
- a CDS encoding iron-sulfur cluster assembly protein, putative (TriTrypDB/GeneDB-style sysID: LpmP.33.1430) — MSATAKTLKKSVDRLRGQMMRTAHGFRDYNFRQYFVQHVKDDFDAVAKLPEEEQRKFLATEGRDRLRQLQRMVVVNQMYAKRPVYFDTVAQKHHHRHDDGTGEPVVK, encoded by the coding sequence ATGTCGGCGACCGCCAAGACACTGAAGAAGTCAGTGGACCGTCTTCGTGGACAGATGATGCGGACGGCCCATGGATTTCGTGACTACAACTTTCGTCAGTACTTTGTGCAGCACGTCAAGGACGACTTTGACGCAGTTGCAAAGCTCCctgaagaagagcagaggaaaTTTTTAGCGACAGAGGGGCGCGATAGGCTGCGTCAGCTACAGCGGATGGTTGTGGTGAACCAGATGTATGCCAAGCGGCCTGTCTACTTTGACACTGTCGCGCAGAAGCACCATCACAGACATGATGACGGCACGGGTGAGCCAGTCGTGAAATGA